From Cryomorphaceae bacterium, a single genomic window includes:
- a CDS encoding leucyl/phenylalanyl-tRNA--protein transferase, protein MAIKVLHSVPDFPPVENAQPDGLLALGGQLSSDWLLKAYRQGIFPWFNEGDPVLWWSPNPRMVLFPDKLKVSKSMGQLLARDAFRVTMNQGFSEVIAACAEVPRQGQPGTWITHDMRGAYIRLNQLGHAHSVEVWNAQNELAGGLYGVAIGKVFFGESMFTRESNASKFGFIRLVQWLRKLGFELIDCQMETTHLASLGAESIAREHFVTLLQRWTAVPSLPAKSWKMG, encoded by the coding sequence ATGGCTATTAAAGTGTTACATAGTGTTCCTGACTTTCCTCCAGTAGAGAACGCCCAACCCGACGGGCTGCTGGCACTGGGCGGGCAACTTTCATCGGATTGGCTGCTTAAAGCCTACCGACAAGGCATATTTCCGTGGTTTAACGAGGGTGACCCTGTGCTGTGGTGGTCGCCCAACCCGCGTATGGTGCTCTTTCCTGACAAGCTCAAAGTGAGTAAAAGCATGGGACAGTTGCTTGCCAGAGATGCCTTTCGCGTAACGATGAACCAAGGGTTTTCTGAAGTTATTGCTGCTTGTGCCGAAGTGCCCAGGCAAGGCCAGCCCGGAACGTGGATCACCCATGATATGCGCGGGGCCTACATCCGTTTGAATCAACTCGGCCACGCGCACTCAGTAGAGGTGTGGAATGCGCAGAACGAACTTGCGGGTGGTTTGTATGGTGTGGCCATTGGAAAAGTATTTTTTGGCGAATCGATGTTCACACGCGAGAGCAACGCCAGTAAGTTTGGGTTTATTCGATTGGTGCAATGGCTGCGCAAGCTTGGTTTTGAGTTGATAGACTGTCAGATGGAAACCACACACCTCGCTTCACTTGGCGCAGAGAGCATAGCGCGAGAGCATTTTGTTACCCTCCTTCAGCGTTGGACTGCTGTACCGTCACTACCCGCAAAAAGCTGGAAGATGGGTTAG
- a CDS encoding sorbosone dehydrogenase family protein, whose translation MKFSTLLAMLLVGTLFSGGVCYPPALPSRADLDKLSVPPGFSIELYADDVSNARSLARAHDQLVFVSTRRKGVLHALVDRNADYKADEHIVFAEDLDMPNGIAFHNGDLYVATLTEIIVFRDIENNLKPNAPYEVVYSGLPSERHHGWKYLAIGPDEKLYFTVGAPCNICLREEPIFATISRMNLDGSDLEVYAHGVRNSVGFTWHPETDEMWFTDNGRDMMGDNMPGDELNHAPEMGMHFGFPFCHQGDVVDPGFKEYNCDDYTPPAQVLGPHVASLGLKFYTGTQFPDSLRHDIFIAEHGSWNRTTPIGYRITRIEMKNGQPASYTTFVEGWLQGAAAWGRPVDVMVMDDGSMLISDDHGDKVYRLKYEGS comes from the coding sequence ATGAAATTTTCTACCCTTCTTGCCATGTTGTTGGTGGGCACGCTCTTTTCCGGAGGCGTGTGCTACCCGCCTGCCTTGCCCAGCCGCGCAGACCTCGATAAACTTTCTGTACCCCCGGGCTTCAGCATTGAACTGTACGCCGATGACGTAAGCAACGCCCGATCGCTGGCACGCGCCCACGACCAACTGGTGTTTGTGAGTACGCGCCGAAAAGGAGTTTTGCACGCCCTTGTTGACCGCAACGCAGACTACAAGGCCGACGAGCACATCGTTTTTGCCGAAGACCTCGATATGCCCAATGGCATTGCATTTCACAACGGTGATCTTTACGTGGCCACGCTAACGGAAATTATTGTTTTCAGAGACATTGAAAACAACCTCAAGCCCAATGCACCCTATGAGGTAGTATATTCAGGTCTGCCATCAGAGCGCCACCACGGTTGGAAATACCTGGCCATCGGCCCCGATGAGAAACTCTACTTTACCGTTGGCGCGCCGTGCAATATTTGTCTGCGTGAAGAGCCCATTTTTGCCACCATCAGCAGGATGAACCTCGACGGCAGCGACCTCGAAGTGTATGCCCACGGCGTGCGCAACTCGGTGGGTTTTACCTGGCACCCCGAAACGGACGAAATGTGGTTTACCGACAACGGCCGCGATATGATGGGCGACAATATGCCGGGCGACGAGCTCAATCACGCCCCGGAAATGGGGATGCACTTTGGTTTTCCGTTTTGTCATCAGGGCGATGTGGTGGACCCCGGCTTTAAAGAATACAATTGCGACGACTATACCCCTCCTGCACAGGTGCTCGGCCCGCACGTAGCCTCACTGGGTTTAAAGTTCTATACCGGCACGCAGTTTCCCGACTCGCTGCGCCACGATATTTTTATTGCTGAACACGGCTCGTGGAATCGCACCACACCCATTGGCTACAGAATTACCCGCATCGAAATGAAAAACGGACAACCTGCCTCCTACACAACCTTTGTGGAAGGCTGGCTGCAAGGTGCCGCTGCGTGGGGCCGCCCGGTAGATGTGATGGTAATGGACGACGGATCGATGCTTATTTCGGACGACCACGGCGACAAGGTGTATCGATTGAAGTACGAGGGCTCCTAA